The following are from one region of the Ornithorhynchus anatinus isolate Pmale09 chromosome 20, mOrnAna1.pri.v4, whole genome shotgun sequence genome:
- the GJA3 gene encoding gap junction alpha-3 protein, whose translation MGDWSFLGRLLENAQEHSTVIGKVWLTVLFIFRILVLGAAAEEVWGDEQSDFTCNTQQPGCENVCYDEAFPISHIRFWVLQIIFVSTPSLIYLGHVLHIVRMEEKKKEKEEELLKKTDPQAGPVGQGAPGSPREPLLGREVAGGGKERPPVRDEWGKVRIAGALLRTYVFNIVFKTLFEVGFIVGQYFLYGFELKPLYRCSRWPCPNTVDCFISRPTEKTIFIVFMLAVACVSLLLNMLEIYHLGWKKLKQGMTNRYSPDSPEAQRGLARPDQLTPFLLPSHAPPPPTVTIGFPPFYSQSSSSLRQATPSGYPGAPGPPTEFKMAGLPKERSRAASAQAFSSNQHILTAEQNWANQEAEQQTLERKSLTAPGAPSSPISTQQNPPEVGGGGEGSEAPLLLVNGGSLGGGSGGEAEAGEEWPGTTRVEIHESPLLLLDLRRLSKASKASSCRARSDDLAI comes from the coding sequence ATGGGTGACTGGAGCTTTTTGGGGCGCCTGCTAGAGAATGCCCAGGAGCATTCCACGGTCATCGGCAAGGTGTGGCTGACAGTGCTGTTCATCTTCAGGATCCTGGTGCTGGGGGCTGCGGCCGAGGAGGTCTGGGGGGATGAACAGTCGGACTTCACGTGCAACACGCAGCAGCCCGGTTGTGAGAATGTGTGCTACgatgaggccttccccatctcacACATCCGCTTCTGGGTGCTGCAGATCATCTTTGTATCCACACCGTCACTCATCTACCTGGGCCATGTGCTGCACATTGTGCgcatggaggagaagaagaaggagaaggaggaggagctgctgaAAAAGACCGATCCGCAGGCCGGGCCTGTGGGCCAGGGAGCTCCCGGCAGCCCCCGTGAGCCACTGCTCGGGAGGGAGGTGGCCGGTGGGGGCAAGGAGAGGCCCCCAGTGCGGGATGAGTGGGGCAAGGTCCGCATTGCCGGTGCCCTGCTCCGCACCTACGTCTTCAACATCGTCTTCAAGACCCTGTTTGAAGTTGGCTTCATCGTGGGGCAGTACTTCCTGTACGGTTTTGAGTTGAAGCCCCTCTACCGGTGCAGCCGCTGGCCCTGCCCCAACACCGTGGACTGCTTCATCTCCAGGCCCACCGAGAAGACCATCTTCATCGTTTTCATGCTGGCCGTGGCCTGCGTGTCCCTACTGCTCAACATGCTGGAGATCTACCACTTGGGCTGGAAGAAGTTGAAGCAGGGCATGACCAACCGTTACAGCCCCGACTCCCCCGAGGCCCAGCGGGGACTGGCGAGGCCggatcagctcacccccttcctcttgccctcccatgcgcccccgccccccaccgtgaCCATTGggttccccccattttacagccagtCTTCCTCCTCCCTAAGGCAAGCTACCCCCTCGGGctaccccggggccccggggcccccgacAGAGTTCAAAATGGCAGGGCTGCCCAAGGAGCGCAGCCGGGCCGCCTCCGCCCAGGCCTTCAGCAGCAACCAGCACATCCTGACAGCAGAGCAGAACTGGGCCAACCAGGAGGCCGAGCAGCAGACCCTCGAACGGAAGTCCCTCACTGCCCCTGGCGCCCCGTCTTCCCCAATCAGCACTCAGCAGAACCCcccggaggtggggggaggaggtgagggtagCGAGGCTCCCCTGCTGCTGGTAAATGGCGGGAGCTTGGGAGGTGGCAGCGGTGGcgaggccgaggccggggaggagtGGCCTGGGACCACCCGTGTGGAGATCCACGAGTCCCCGCTGCTCCTCCTGGACCTGAGGCGGCTCAGCAAGGCCAGCAAGGCCAGCAGCTGTCGAGCCAGATCAGATGACTTGGCCATTTAG
- the GJB2 gene encoding gap junction beta-2 protein, with protein sequence MDWGTLQTILGGVNKHSTSIGKIWLTVLFIFRIMILVVAAKEVWGDEQADFVCNTLQPGCKNVCYDHVFPISHIRLWALQLIFVSTPALLVAMHIAYRRHEKKRKFIKGETKSEYKDIEEIKRQKVRIEGALWWTYTSSIFFRIIFEAVFMYVFYFMYNGFSMTRVVKCNAWPCPNTVDCFVSRPTEKTVFTVFMISVSGICILLNVVELCYLLIRYCSGKSKKPV encoded by the coding sequence ATGGATTGGGGAACACTGCAGACCATTTTGGGAGGCGTCAACAAGCACTCCACCAGCATTGGGAAGATCTGGCTGACCGTCCTCTTCATCTTCCGAATTATGATCCTGGTGGTGGCCGCAAAGGAAGTGTGGGGGGATGAGCAGGCCGACTTTGTCTGCAACACGCTACAGCCGGGATGCAAGAATGTGTGCTACGACCACGTCTTCCCCATCTCGCACATTCGCCTGTGGGCTCTGCAGCTCATCTTCGTCTCTACCCCGGCCCTGCTGGTGGCCATGCACATCGCCTACCGGAGACACGAGAAGAAGAGGAAGTTCATCAAGGGCGAGACAAAGAGCGAGTACAAAGATATCGAGGAGATCAAGAGGCAAAAGGTCCGGATCGAGGGAGCCTTGTGGTGGACCTACACCAGCAGCATTTTCTTCAGAATCATCTTCGAGGCGGTCTTCATGTACGTGTTCTACTTCATGTACAACGGGTTTTCTATGACCCGGGTGGTGAAGTGTAATGCCTGGCCCTGCCCCAACACAGTGGACTGTTTCGTGTCCAGACCCACTGAGAAGACCGTGTTTACAGTCTTCATGATCTCCGTGTCTGGAATCTGCATATTGCTAAATGTCGTTGAGCTGTGCTACCTTCTGATCAGATACTGCTCTGGAAAGTCCAAAAAGCCCGTGTAG